From a single Streptomyces misionensis genomic region:
- a CDS encoding transglycosylase SLT domain-containing protein — MSVSVIRRIASPKKALTVAAVAAATTGMALSAAPAQAAPASASSAQAIAHKMIPDAAQFNAFSKIVERESGWNPTATNSSSGAYGLVQALPGSKMASAGADWKTNPATQIKWGLDYMNSRYGSPVKAWSFWQANGWY, encoded by the coding sequence GTGTCCGTTTCCGTGATCCGTCGCATCGCCTCCCCGAAGAAGGCCCTCACCGTCGCCGCCGTGGCCGCCGCCACCACCGGCATGGCGCTGTCCGCGGCTCCCGCCCAGGCCGCCCCCGCCTCCGCCTCCTCGGCCCAGGCGATCGCGCACAAGATGATCCCGGACGCCGCGCAGTTCAACGCGTTCAGCAAGATCGTCGAGCGGGAGAGCGGCTGGAACCCGACCGCCACCAACAGCTCCTCCGGCGCCTACGGCCTGGTCCAGGCCCTGCCGGGGTCGAAGATGGCCTCCGCGGGCGCCGACTGGAAGACGAACCCGGCCACCCAGATCAAGTGGGGCCTGGACTACATGAACTCCCGCTACGGCAGCCCGGTCAAGGCCTGGTCCTTCTGGCAGGCGAACGGCTGGTACTGA
- a CDS encoding bifunctional glycosyltransferase 87/phosphatase PAP2 family protein — MANVEHSGGPGDGLGTADAEGRLRAARFALWAVAAVLAVRQVATVLTSPSGKRLTDLETWVGPNGVLHVKGSLYDSTQFTGTPFAGLVLKPLTRAAEAALGWGWTFGSLLLVVALGLIAARALPRPVGRRTSLLAAPVAISLLMVSLPVRNALWLGQTSILPVLLVLAGCFAVRGQRAGGVCIGLAAALQPTVLLFVPLLWFTDRRRAALTGTGTFAALTALAWAALPHDSVTYWLRHPAGVGLGGKADALGNQSLHGALLRLGLTGPLEITLFLLLGAAVAVLALRRAVRYAHDGQLLLAVAVTGCAAVAVSPTTWQHQLLWLLLAVVGRVGRRASDRTVWPVAVVLVTTLPAKMMLPNTPALYALRDDLVLVAALAAAVAVPFLSRTSPYYQTPVPTEYAPAVPARWKHVPLVPFLRRVLTRPNLLLELLLIRVVYAAYAKVRLAAGAGGDDRGRDAAEHHGRIVVDIERFLHIDIEHWLNHTVAGIGWLRGFFDFYYESFHFVLPLAVLAVLYWRRPVDYRWARTSLGFATFLALIGFWLFPLAPPRLMPGLGFIDTVHGTQDLAHPDYGAMTALTNQYAAMPSLHFGWSLWCGMVIVILAPKWWMKALGLLHPFFTVSAILATANHWVLDAVGGAVVVTAGFGLSYLVQGPRVRTVLQAARAGEPKTGAVAVAEG, encoded by the coding sequence GTGGCGAACGTGGAGCACAGCGGGGGACCGGGGGACGGTCTCGGCACGGCTGACGCGGAGGGACGGCTGCGCGCGGCGCGGTTCGCGCTGTGGGCGGTGGCCGCGGTCCTCGCGGTCCGGCAGGTGGCCACCGTCCTGACCAGCCCGAGCGGCAAACGCCTCACCGACCTGGAGACCTGGGTGGGCCCGAACGGCGTCCTGCACGTCAAGGGCTCCCTCTACGACTCCACGCAGTTCACCGGCACCCCCTTCGCCGGGCTCGTGCTCAAGCCGCTCACCCGTGCCGCCGAGGCCGCGCTCGGCTGGGGCTGGACCTTCGGCAGTCTGCTGCTGGTCGTCGCGCTCGGCCTGATCGCCGCCCGCGCGCTGCCCCGGCCGGTCGGCCGCCGCACCTCCCTGCTGGCCGCGCCGGTCGCGATCAGCCTGCTCATGGTCTCGCTGCCGGTCCGCAACGCCCTGTGGCTCGGCCAGACCAGCATCCTGCCGGTGCTGCTGGTGCTGGCCGGCTGCTTCGCCGTGCGCGGGCAGCGGGCCGGCGGGGTGTGCATCGGCCTGGCGGCGGCCCTCCAGCCCACCGTGCTGCTCTTCGTCCCCCTGCTCTGGTTCACCGACCGCCGCCGGGCCGCGCTGACCGGCACCGGCACCTTCGCCGCGCTGACCGCGCTCGCCTGGGCGGCGCTGCCGCACGACTCGGTCACCTACTGGCTGCGCCACCCGGCCGGGGTGGGCCTCGGCGGCAAGGCCGACGCCCTCGGCAACCAGTCCCTGCACGGCGCCCTGCTCCGCCTCGGCCTCACCGGCCCCCTGGAGATCACGCTCTTCCTGCTGCTCGGCGCGGCCGTCGCGGTCCTCGCCCTGCGCCGCGCGGTGCGCTACGCGCACGACGGGCAGCTGCTGCTCGCCGTGGCCGTCACCGGCTGCGCCGCCGTGGCCGTGTCGCCCACCACCTGGCAGCACCAGCTGCTGTGGCTGCTGCTCGCGGTGGTCGGACGGGTCGGGCGCCGGGCCTCCGACCGCACCGTCTGGCCGGTGGCGGTGGTGCTGGTGACCACCCTGCCGGCGAAGATGATGCTGCCGAACACCCCGGCGCTGTACGCCCTGCGCGACGACCTGGTGCTGGTCGCGGCGCTGGCCGCCGCCGTCGCCGTACCGTTCCTGTCCCGCACCTCGCCGTACTACCAGACCCCGGTCCCCACCGAGTACGCCCCCGCGGTCCCCGCCCGCTGGAAGCACGTGCCGCTGGTGCCGTTCCTGCGCCGGGTCCTGACCCGCCCCAACCTGCTCCTGGAACTGCTGCTGATACGGGTCGTGTACGCCGCCTACGCGAAGGTCCGGCTGGCCGCGGGCGCCGGCGGGGACGACCGGGGCCGGGACGCCGCCGAGCACCACGGGCGGATCGTCGTCGACATCGAGCGGTTCCTGCACATAGACATCGAGCACTGGCTCAACCACACGGTCGCGGGGATCGGCTGGCTGCGGGGCTTCTTCGACTTCTACTACGAGTCGTTCCACTTCGTGCTGCCGCTCGCCGTGCTCGCGGTCCTGTACTGGCGCCGCCCGGTGGACTACCGCTGGGCCCGCACCTCCCTCGGCTTCGCCACCTTCCTCGCCCTGATCGGCTTCTGGCTCTTCCCGCTGGCCCCGCCGCGGCTGATGCCGGGGCTCGGCTTCATCGACACCGTGCACGGCACCCAGGACCTCGCCCACCCCGACTACGGGGCGATGACCGCGCTCACCAACCAGTACGCGGCGATGCCGTCCCTGCACTTCGGCTGGTCCCTGTGGTGCGGCATGGTGATCGTGATCCTGGCGCCCAAGTGGTGGATGAAGGCCCTCGGCCTCCTGCACCCCTTCTTCACCGTCTCGGCCATCCTCGCCACCGCCAACCACTGGGTGCTGGACGCGGTGGGCGGCGCGGTGGTGGTCACCGCCGGCTTCGGGCTGTCGTACCTGGTACAGGGGCCGCGGGTGCGCACCGTACTCCAGGCCGCCCGCGCCGGGGAGCCGAAGACGGGAGCGGTGGCCGTCGCCGAGGGCTGA
- a CDS encoding alpha/beta hydrolase has translation MTRGTHGTGTRRTSRRTAGARRAAAAGLAALLLAGAGAAAAPAALAAGAPGGDGRGRLLSVVPVAARDRAEVVRELADQHIGTDPVRHGVRAYRLTYRTVDPYGGPTTATGLLTLPDGGGRRLALVSDTHGTMSDRAYAPSVAEAARAPSYLFAATGRAVAAPDYLGLGEGPGPHPYMDTRSAVTASVDMLRAARTAARGLGRTIDGDLYVSGFSQGGQVAMALGRAVQAGDAPGFRLKALAPVSGPYDLLGTQVPAMTDGRVNDISAVFYLSYFLVAQNRLHAIYRDPSEVFRQPYADRVEHLFDGRHEDEDIVRQLAPNVKELVTADFYRGLGHPTGGFAEALRANDGACAWKPGVPVRLYAGDGDTDVPIGNARACERTLAARGARVRLLDLGAVDHQGSGRGALAGVARWFGAGAR, from the coding sequence ATGACACGGGGAACGCACGGAACAGGAACGCGACGGACGAGCCGGCGCACCGCAGGGGCCCGGCGGGCGGCGGCGGCCGGGCTCGCCGCACTGCTGCTCGCGGGCGCCGGGGCCGCGGCGGCACCCGCCGCCCTCGCGGCCGGCGCACCCGGCGGGGACGGCAGGGGGCGGCTCCTCTCCGTCGTCCCGGTCGCCGCGCGCGACCGGGCGGAGGTCGTCCGCGAACTCGCCGACCAGCACATCGGCACCGACCCGGTCCGCCACGGCGTGCGCGCCTACCGGCTGACGTACCGCACGGTGGACCCGTACGGCGGGCCCACCACCGCCACCGGACTGCTCACCCTCCCGGACGGCGGCGGCCGCCGGCTCGCGCTCGTCTCCGACACCCACGGCACCATGTCCGACCGCGCCTACGCCCCCTCCGTCGCCGAGGCGGCGCGGGCACCCTCGTACCTCTTCGCCGCCACCGGCCGCGCGGTCGCCGCGCCCGACTACCTGGGCCTGGGCGAGGGCCCCGGACCGCACCCCTACATGGACACGCGGTCCGCCGTCACCGCCTCCGTGGACATGCTGCGCGCCGCCCGGACGGCCGCGCGCGGGCTGGGCCGGACGATCGACGGCGACCTGTACGTCAGCGGCTTCTCCCAGGGCGGCCAGGTCGCCATGGCACTGGGCCGGGCGGTGCAGGCGGGGGACGCGCCGGGCTTCCGGCTGAAGGCGCTCGCCCCGGTCTCCGGGCCCTACGACCTGCTCGGCACCCAGGTGCCCGCGATGACCGACGGCCGGGTCAACGACATCAGCGCGGTGTTCTACCTCTCCTACTTCCTCGTCGCCCAGAACCGGCTGCACGCCATCTACAGGGACCCGTCCGAGGTGTTCCGGCAGCCGTACGCCGACCGCGTCGAGCACCTCTTCGACGGGCGGCACGAGGACGAGGACATCGTCCGGCAGCTCGCGCCGAACGTGAAGGAGCTGGTGACGGCCGACTTCTACCGCGGCCTCGGCCACCCCACGGGCGGCTTCGCCGAGGCGCTGCGGGCCAACGACGGCGCCTGCGCCTGGAAGCCCGGCGTGCCGGTGCGGCTGTACGCCGGGGACGGCGACACGGACGTGCCGATCGGCAACGCCCGGGCATGCGAACGCACCCTCGCCGCGCGGGGGGCGAGGGTGCGGTTGCTCGACCTGGGCGCCGTCGACCACCAGGGGTCGGGACGGGGCGCGCTGGCCGGGGTGGCGCGCTGGTTCGGCGCCGGAGCGCGGTGA
- a CDS encoding ECF transporter S component: MSLSPEARGPRVRAVRLGPRSVAALVLVTAVGVIAFGWPFLAPPASRLSAHAQDAPWLFAGLLILLVAVVAATISESDLGPKAVATLGVLAATGAALRPIGAGTAGIEPMFFLLVLSGRVLGPGFGFALGSVTMFASALLTGGVGPWLPFQMLSMGWFAMGAGLLPGPVRLRGRGELLLLAGYGFLASLAYGTVMNLAGWPFMGATASGISFHPGDSVAANLARFVAYCLATSLGWDLGRALCTVVLTFALGPAVLRALRRATRRAAFETPVTFERPGG; encoded by the coding sequence ATGAGCCTCTCCCCCGAGGCCCGGGGCCCCCGGGTCCGCGCCGTCCGCCTCGGCCCCCGGTCCGTCGCCGCCCTGGTCCTGGTCACCGCGGTCGGTGTGATCGCCTTCGGCTGGCCCTTCCTCGCCCCGCCCGCCTCCCGGCTCAGCGCGCACGCCCAGGACGCCCCCTGGCTCTTCGCGGGCCTGCTGATCCTGCTGGTGGCGGTGGTCGCGGCAACCATCTCGGAGTCGGACCTCGGTCCCAAGGCGGTCGCGACACTCGGCGTGCTGGCCGCGACCGGTGCCGCGCTGCGGCCGATCGGCGCGGGCACGGCCGGGATCGAGCCGATGTTCTTCCTGCTGGTGCTCAGCGGCCGTGTCCTCGGCCCCGGCTTCGGGTTCGCGCTGGGCTCGGTGACGATGTTCGCGTCCGCGCTGCTGACCGGCGGGGTCGGCCCCTGGCTGCCGTTCCAGATGCTGTCGATGGGCTGGTTCGCGATGGGCGCGGGCCTGCTGCCGGGCCCGGTACGGCTGCGCGGCCGGGGCGAACTGCTGCTCCTGGCCGGATACGGCTTCCTCGCCTCCCTCGCCTACGGCACCGTCATGAACCTGGCCGGCTGGCCCTTCATGGGCGCCACCGCGTCGGGCATCTCCTTCCACCCGGGCGACTCGGTCGCCGCCAATCTGGCCCGCTTCGTCGCCTACTGCCTGGCCACCTCCCTCGGCTGGGACCTGGGCCGGGCCCTGTGCACGGTGGTGCTGACCTTCGCGCTCGGCCCGGCGGTGCTGCGCGCGCTGCGCCGGGCCACGCGCCGCGCCGCCTTCGAGACCCCGGTCACCTTCGAGCGCCCCGGGGGGTGA
- a CDS encoding YoaK family protein has product MTTPKTAGPAGTGPDPEARGVRLVVVLLALTVVSGLIDAVSYLGLGRVFTANMTGNLVVLGFAAAGAPGFSVPHTATSLGCFLLGAVVGGRVAARFESGSRRRWARLSLAAEAALVGLSTAVAFAWPGDAGAAYALIALTALAMGLRNATVRRLGIADLTTTVLTGTLTGLAADSRLGNGTGHRSPRRTASVLAMLAGAVLGAWLVLHHGLGLPLLLAAVGSAVPAMTASGRE; this is encoded by the coding sequence ATGACGACGCCGAAGACAGCGGGGCCGGCGGGCACCGGGCCGGACCCGGAGGCCCGCGGGGTGCGGCTGGTCGTCGTCCTGCTCGCGCTGACCGTGGTGAGCGGTCTGATCGACGCCGTCAGTTATCTGGGGCTCGGCCGGGTCTTCACGGCGAACATGACCGGCAACCTGGTGGTGCTGGGGTTCGCGGCGGCGGGGGCGCCCGGGTTCTCGGTGCCGCACACCGCGACCTCGCTGGGCTGTTTCCTGCTCGGCGCGGTGGTGGGCGGCCGGGTGGCGGCCCGGTTCGAAAGCGGCTCCCGGCGCCGCTGGGCGCGGCTGAGCCTGGCGGCCGAGGCGGCCCTGGTGGGACTGTCCACGGCGGTGGCCTTCGCCTGGCCGGGCGACGCGGGCGCCGCCTACGCGCTCATCGCCCTCACCGCCCTCGCGATGGGCCTGCGCAACGCCACCGTCCGCAGGCTCGGCATCGCCGATCTGACCACCACGGTACTGACCGGGACCCTGACCGGGCTGGCCGCCGACTCCCGCCTCGGCAACGGCACCGGGCACCGCTCCCCGCGCCGCACCGCCTCGGTCCTCGCCATGCTCGCCGGTGCCGTCCTGGGCGCCTGGCTGGTGCTGCACCACGGCCTGGGCCTGCCGCTGCTGCTCGCGGCCGTGGGGTCGGCGGTGCCGGCGATGACCGCCTCCGGCCGCGAGTAG